Proteins co-encoded in one Aspergillus flavus chromosome 2, complete sequence genomic window:
- a CDS encoding Metallo-dependent phosphatase-like protein: MVCGIVLVALSLALGASALPGAKSRTTTEKRLQFTKNGTFQLSVFEDLHYGEGKLIPRSQYAEATTWGPKQDVETNAVINTVLDNESPQLVILNGDLITGENTFLSNATNYIDEIVAPLVDRKLLWASTYGNHDSGYNLSRSAILEREKTYSNSLTKSMVSGALAGVSNYYLPVYPSDSSKDTPALIMWFFDSRGGNYYQQLKNGSEVPQPCWVDESVVEWFTQTNTELREKYGRVIPSIAFYHIPVNAMLAFQKQGVNANYEPGINDDDPLDQQGEASGQGGVSGTVFSYTGQDIPFMEAMLNTEGLLATFSGHDHGDDWCFKWDSKLPGMNLTGNGLNLCFGRHSGYGGYGSWTRGSRQILLDETILETQILTWVRLEDGSVSGKVNLNSTYGEDWYPSVETTYT, encoded by the exons ATGGTTTGTGGTATTGTTCTGGTAGCCCTGAGCTTAGCCTTAGGTGCCTCTGCGCTCCCCGGGGCGAAATCGAGAACAACCACGGAGAAGCGCCTTCAGTTCACAAAGAATGGAACTTTCCAGTTATCTGTCTTTGAGGACCTACACTATGGCGAGGGTAAGCTAATCCCTCGGTCTCAATACG CGGAGGCCACCACTTGGGGACCAAAGCAAGATGTTGAGACCAATGCTGTGATCAACACCGTCCTCGACAACGAAAGCCCACAGTTGGTCATTCTAAATGGCGATCTCATCACCGGAGAGAACACCTTTTTGTCAAATGCGACCAACTATATCGATGAGATTGTAGCGCCTCTTGTAGATCGCAAGCTCCTCTGGGCTTCTACCTACGGTAACCATGACAGCGGTTACAACTTGTCACGCAGTGCTATCCTGGAGCGAGAGAAGACCTACTCGAACAGCTTGACAAAAAGTATGGTCTCGGGAGCGCTTGCTGGTGTATCCAACTATTATCTGCCCGTGTACCCGTCGGACTCATCCAAAGACACTCCAGCCTTGATCATGTGGTTCTTCGATAGCCGTGGTGGGAACTACTACCAGCAACTAAAGAATGGGAGTGAAGTTCCGCAGCCTTGCTGGGTTGATGAGTCG GTGGTTGAATGGTTCACTCAAACCAACACGGAGCTTAGAGAGAAGTATGGCAGAGTGATCCCTTCAATTGCATTTTATCACATTCCCGTCAACGCAATGCTTGCCTTCCAGAAGCAGGGGGTCAATGCAAATTATGAGCCAGGAATCAACGACGATGATCCCCTAGACCAGCAAGGCGAGGCAAGCGGGCAGGGAGGGGTCTCGGGAACTGTGTTCAGCTACACCGGCCAGGACATTCCATTCATGGAGGCAATGCTGAACACTGAGGGTCTCCTGGCGACGTTCAGTGGCCATGATCATGGTGATGACTG gtgCTTCAAATGGGATTCGAAGCTTCCCGGTATGAATCTCACTGGCAACGGGTTGAACCTATGTTTCGGACGTCATAGTGGGTACGGAGGATACGGCTCATGGACTCGGGGATCACGGCAGATTCTGTTGGATGAGACGATTTTGGAAACACAAATCTTGACCTGGGTTCGGTTGGAAGATGGGTCAGTCTCTGGCAAAGTTAACCTTAACTCTACTTACGGGGAGGATTGGTATCCCTCCGTTGAGACAACGTATACATGA